The Arachis hypogaea cultivar Tifrunner chromosome 19, arahy.Tifrunner.gnm2.J5K5, whole genome shotgun sequence genome has a window encoding:
- the LOC112778328 gene encoding uncharacterized protein, whose amino-acid sequence MGVTPFHRSILEVRLPKHFDKPTDMRYDGTQDPLEHLTAFEARMNLEGVGDKVRCRAFSVTLAGPAIRWFNNLPQGSVTGFADISHAFLAQFTTRIAKAKHPINLLGVTQRPGEPTRKYLDRFNDECLEIDGLTDSVASLCLTKGLLNEDFRKHLTTKPVWSMQEIQCVAKEYINDEKVSRVVAANKRQPSHNQDRHRRSREGQREHARDGGPSKAAPKPFPRVGKFTNYTSLTVPIVEVYQQIAEKGILSKPRPLKERTGGNRSLYCDYHKGYGHKTQDCFDLKDALEQAIRDGKLAEFSHLIREPR is encoded by the coding sequence ATGGGGGTGACCCCATTTCATCGTTCCATACTCGAGGTTCGGCTGCCAAAACATTTTGACAAGCCAACAGACATGAGGTACGACGGAACACAAGACCCGCTGGAACAcctcacggcctttgaggccagaatgaacctTGAAGGAGTGGGTGACAAGGTAAGGTGTCGTGCCTTCTCGGTCACCCTAGCGGGACCTGCAATACGGTGGTTCAATAACCTCCCGCAGGGCTCGGTGACCGGCTTTGCGGACATCAGCCATGCCTTCTTAGCCCAATTCACGACCAGAATTGCAAAGGCGAAGCACCCAATCAACCTGCTCGGGGTGACTCAGCGACCCGGCGAGCCGACCAGAAAATACCTAGACAGATTTAACGACGAGTGCCTGGAAATCGACGGGCTGACGGACTCAGTCGCAAGTTTGTGCTTAACGAAAGGACTCCTGAACGAGGACTTCAGAAAGCACCTTACCACGAAACCAGTGTGGAGTATGCAGGAAATCCAATGTGTGGCCAAGGAGTACATCAACGACGAAAAAGTGAGCCGAGTCGTGGCCGCCAACAAACGACAGCCCTCTCACAACCAAGACCGGCACCGCCGAAGCAGGGAAGGCCAAAGGGAACACGCCAGAGACGGCGGCCCGAGCAAGGCAGCACCCAAACCATTTCCTCGTGTTGGGAAGTTCACCAACTACACTTCCCTCACTGTGCCGATCGTGGAAGTTTATCAACAAATTGCGGAAAAGGGGATCttgtcgaagccccgaccactgaAGGAACGAACAGGGGGAAACCGAAGCCTCTACTGTGATTATCACAAGGGCTATGGGCATAAAACCCAAGACTGCTTCGATCTAAAAGACGCCCTGGAGCAGGCCATCAGGGATGGAAAGCTAGCCGAATTTTCCCACCTTATTAGGGAGCCGAGGTGA
- the LOC112778329 gene encoding chlorophyll a-b binding protein CP26, chloroplastic-like yields the protein MAPRVRAGVALFWVPSKGRLSWDCVVCLGGDLGRCWEAVAAASSPGSASVLEMLGNPIKLSGVAWSAPSASSLATFETVALFGKKKAAPPPSPKKVAAAVTPANELAKWYGPDRRIFLPEGLLDRSKIPPYLTGEVPGEYVDSSLASPL from the exons ATGGCTCCTAGAGTGAGAGCGGGAGTGGCTTTGTTCTGGG TTCCCTCGAAGGGGCGTCTCTCGTGGGATTGTGTTGTGTGCCTCGGAGGGGACCTTGGACGTTGCTGGGAAGCAGTTGCGGCGGCGTCCTCTCCGGGCTCGGCCTC GGTGTTAGAGATGCTTGGAAACCCCATCAAGTTGAGTGGTGTAGCATGGTCAGCACCATCAGCTTCTAGCCTTGCCACCTTCGAGACTGTGGCTCTCTTTGGTAAGAAGAAGGCAGCACCACCTCCTTCTCCAAAGAAAGTTGCTGCTGCTGTCACTCCTGCCAATGAACTTGCCAAGTGGTATG GTCCTGACAGAAGAATCTTCTTGCCAGAGGGTCTCTTGGACCGATCCAAGATCCCACCATACTTGACTGGAGAAGTGCCCGGAGAGTATGTGGATTCTTCTCTAGCTAGTCCCCTTTGA